The genomic region TCAACACCTTTAGCGCGAAGTTCATCAGCAATCTGTTCCAGCAAAACAGACTTGCCGGAACGCCGAATACCAATAATAACCTTGACCAAATCGGTTATTTCCCAAAAGGGACGCACTGGTCGTAAAAATTGCTCGCGTTTTAACATCGCCTATATATTAAAATAATACTGTTATTTTGTCAAGTTTTATATACTATACCGAAAAAAGTCATCATTCTTGTATGTTTTTTACTAGTATAGTAGAAAAAACAAGCAAATATTTGCGTAAAAAGCTAAAATTATTCTAATACGCCAGCAGTTCCTCCAGCTCCGCTTTGGTGATTTTCTTTTCCGCGGCAACGTCGCTGGCGATGACCGCGTCGATGAGCGTCTTTTTCTTTTTTTGCAAAGCGAGGATCTTTTCCTCGACCGTGCCTTTAGTAATGAGCTTGTAAACAAAAACTTCTTTGGTCTGGCCGATGCGGTACACTCTATCCATCGCCTGCTGTTCCACGGCGGGATTCCACCACGGATCGTAAATGATCACGTAATTAGCCGAAGTCAGATTGATGCCCACACCGCCAGCTTTGAGCGAGCACAAAAAAACCGGAGTTCGCGCGTCGGCGTTAAACTTATCGATCAGCTGCTGGCGGTCTTTGGTCGCGCCGTCGAGATAAGCATATCTGATCTTTTCCTCGTCAAGATATTTGCGCATGATCGAGAGCATTTCCACAAACTGCGAAAAGACGATCACCTTGCTGCCATTTTCCAATATCTCCGCGGTCAGTTCTTTAAATTGATTGAACTTGGCCGACTCGACGATCAGCCGTTCGTCTTTGACCAGCGCCGGGTGGCAGCAAACCTGCCGCAGCTTGAGCAGGCCGGTCAAAATATTGAGCTGCATTTTATTGATGTCCGTCGTATGCAGCGCAGACAGCAATTCTTTTTTCTGCGCCTGCAAAACTTTGAGGTACAAAGCCTCCTGCTCCGGCAGCAGTTCGCAGAAAGAATCGATCTCGTTTTTTGGCGGCAGCTCGGTCAGCACTTCGGCTTTGGCACGGCGCAGAATGAACGGGTGGATTTTTTTGCGGACGCGCTCCGGTTCGCCGCTGTACAGCGCCCGAAAAAAATTCAGCGAGGACAAAAAGCCGGGCATGAGAAAATCAAAAATCGACCATAATTCGGCCAGACTATTTTCGATCGGCGTGCCGGTCAGCGCCAGACGCCAGCGTGTTTGCAGACATTTAACCGCTTTGGCAATGCCGGTCTTGGGATTTTTGATGTACTGCGCTTCGTCCAGCACGAGATAATCAAACTGCTGTCCGGAATAATGCGCCAGATCATTGCGCAGCAGAGCGTAGGAGGTGATCACAATGTCATGGCTGGCGGCTTCTTTGACTTTTAATACCCGGTCGCGGCTGCCGGACAAGACCAGCACTTTTAAGTCCGGCGTAAATTTATTGATCTCGGCCACCCAGTTATAAACCACGGAAGTCGGCGCGACGATCAGCGCGGGACGCTCCAGCCGGCCGGCTTGTTTCAAACCGGCAAAAAGCAGCAATACCTGCAGCGTTTTGCCCAGGCCCATGTCGTCGGCCAAAATGCCGTGAAAATTATGCCGGTGCAAAAAATACAGCCAGTTAAAGCCGTGCAGCTGATAAGGGCGCGGCTGCCCCTGCACGCCGTTCGGCAGCGGCGCGGCGGCAATGCCGGAAAAATTTTCCAGATCGGCCAGTAGCGCCTGCAGTGAAGCGTCCACCTGCGCGCTCATCTGCGCGCGCACGCCAGAGTACAAATAATACAGATCGTATTTGCGCACCTGATATTTGCCATCCGTTGTTTTTCTGCTGCGGCCTTCCAGATAACTCTGCAAATAAGTAAATTCCCGCTGCGGCACTTTGATCAGCGAACCGTCACTCAAGCGCACGTATTCTTTGTTATCCGCGATCAGTTTTTGGATCTGCGCGTGCGTAAAAACATTGTCCTTGACTTTGTACAGCGGCGTGAAATCAAACCAATCAATACCGGAAGACTGCGTGAAAGCCAGGTCGACATTAAAAGTCTGGTCGGCGTAAACGAACTGCTCCAAATGCTCGCCGAGAACTTTTAAACCGATATTCCGGCGCAGATTGGGAAATTCATAAGTCATAAAATCCACAAAATAATCATGCTCAATAAAAAAACGCTTTTGCTTGGCCGTGAAATGCAGGTCGCCCAAGTACACATTCAGCCAATCCTCGCTTTTTTTGTCGCGGCGCAGATAATAAGCCTGCCCCGCGCTCTGCACCTCGTAAAAATCCGCAGCGTTGTCCGCGCGGTACTCCGCCCGCGCCGGCAGGCCGTAATCATAGGACAATTTAATTTCCAGAACCTCTCTAGTTTCTTTGACGATTTCCAGCACCGGCGTCGGCGGCCCGGCCAGCACTGAATTTTTAAGCTCGCGCAGAGAGTCCGGCAGCTCGATCGGCAGTCCGCGCTCGGTCAGTACTGGCAGGCAGTCCGCGCTAAACTGCAGAGCTGCGGCCCGGCTTAAATAAACCGCCCCGCCAGCCAAATATTTATCCAGCACGCCGGCGATAAAATGATCGAGCTGATAAATTGTGTTCTCCCAGAGCAAAACTTTATTTTTTTCTCCGAGCAGTCTGGCGTTGTCCGCGCGCAAAATTTTCTCGCCGCACCGCAAGAGGAACTCATAGCGGCCTTTTTTTTCACGGAACACGCCGCGTAATTCCGGCCCGGCGGAGCTGAAGCTCAAGTCTGTGTCGCAGATCTGCCGGCGGTCAAGCTTGGCCAGTAAATAACACAGGCGCGCCAGCAGTTTTTGATTGACGTAAAAACAGCCGCTGGAAATCGGCACACCGGCCAGAAAACTGATAAAAATTTTCTCCGCGCGCGGCAGACGTCCCTTGGGCACGTCGCGCAAAAAACGAAAACTCGTATCGGATAAATCGACCGCGACCCGAAAGCTGCCGTTTGACAGGGTCAGCGCGTAGCGCAGACGCAGCCAGGGTTTTTCCGGTGGCAGCTTGACCTCACCTGGCAGCAGCTCGTGCAGATAAAACAAAGCTTTCTCTGCATACTCCTTGCCGATCAGATAACGGCCGTCTTTTTGCGGACACATCAGCAAAATATTCAGCAGCAGCTGCTCGGGCAAAGAGATCCGCTCGCGCGGCA from Candidatus Margulisiibacteriota bacterium harbors:
- a CDS encoding DEAD/DEAH box helicase — translated: MLDFFRELTRVKPNIFFAYDVRFEPLSVELHYDSEDVENVRDVPRERISLPEQLLLNILLMCPQKDGRYLIGKEYAEKALFYLHELLPGEVKLPPEKPWLRLRYALTLSNGSFRVAVDLSDTSFRFLRDVPKGRLPRAEKIFISFLAGVPISSGCFYVNQKLLARLCYLLAKLDRRQICDTDLSFSSAGPELRGVFREKKGRYEFLLRCGEKILRADNARLLGEKNKVLLWENTIYQLDHFIAGVLDKYLAGGAVYLSRAAALQFSADCLPVLTERGLPIELPDSLRELKNSVLAGPPTPVLEIVKETREVLEIKLSYDYGLPARAEYRADNAADFYEVQSAGQAYYLRRDKKSEDWLNVYLGDLHFTAKQKRFFIEHDYFVDFMTYEFPNLRRNIGLKVLGEHLEQFVYADQTFNVDLAFTQSSGIDWFDFTPLYKVKDNVFTHAQIQKLIADNKEYVRLSDGSLIKVPQREFTYLQSYLEGRSRKTTDGKYQVRKYDLYYLYSGVRAQMSAQVDASLQALLADLENFSGIAAAPLPNGVQGQPRPYQLHGFNWLYFLHRHNFHGILADDMGLGKTLQVLLLFAGLKQAGRLERPALIVAPTSVVYNWVAEINKFTPDLKVLVLSGSRDRVLKVKEAASHDIVITSYALLRNDLAHYSGQQFDYLVLDEAQYIKNPKTGIAKAVKCLQTRWRLALTGTPIENSLAELWSIFDFLMPGFLSSLNFFRALYSGEPERVRKKIHPFILRRAKAEVLTELPPKNEIDSFCELLPEQEALYLKVLQAQKKELLSALHTTDINKMQLNILTGLLKLRQVCCHPALVKDERLIVESAKFNQFKELTAEILENGSKVIVFSQFVEMLSIMRKYLDEEKIRYAYLDGATKDRQQLIDKFNADARTPVFLCSLKAGGVGINLTSANYVIIYDPWWNPAVEQQAMDRVYRIGQTKEVFVYKLITKGTVEEKILALQKKKKTLIDAVIASDVAAEKKITKAELEELLAY